The Flavobacterium sp. HJ-32-4 genome contains a region encoding:
- a CDS encoding class I SAM-dependent methyltransferase produces the protein MTDFGALLRPDVQAYIHLHTGTDPAALALKPNPFPDVDHPSLVQQVTARTKAKDKLPTWFNAADIVYPSRISVEQTSSEATAQYKASLVSGQRLADLTGGFGVDSFFFSQRVATVVHVEKDAYLSAVSAHNFRQLGSAVQCVNRDSTEWLAEAGTFDWLYIDPSRRHDLKGKVFLLKDCLPDVPALLDFYFTHTERILIKTAPLLDISAGLSELHAVTDIHVVAVGNEVKEVLWVLQKNVSGTPRVHAVTLGNPTPSFTFPYGEAVPITYADPLTYLYEPHAAVLKSGGHDRLAVDLSLMKLAPHSHLYTSDTQVPFPGRTFTLRAILPYSKTDMAALKGRKANVTVRNFPETVEVLRKKWKIADGGADYWFFTTDKANRKIVLLCAKIETPL, from the coding sequence ATGACCGATTTCGGTGCGTTACTTCGCCCGGACGTGCAGGCGTACATCCACCTTCACACGGGTACGGACCCCGCTGCGTTGGCACTGAAACCCAATCCGTTTCCGGACGTCGATCATCCTTCGCTGGTGCAGCAGGTTACGGCCCGGACCAAAGCCAAAGACAAACTGCCGACTTGGTTCAATGCCGCGGATATCGTATATCCGTCGCGCATTTCGGTTGAGCAAACGTCGTCTGAAGCCACCGCACAGTACAAAGCGTCACTGGTAAGCGGGCAGCGTTTGGCCGATTTGACAGGCGGTTTTGGTGTCGATTCCTTTTTCTTTTCGCAGCGGGTCGCTACCGTGGTGCATGTCGAGAAAGACGCCTATCTGTCAGCCGTGTCTGCCCACAACTTCCGGCAATTGGGAAGTGCCGTTCAATGCGTCAATCGCGACAGCACCGAGTGGCTGGCGGAAGCCGGAACGTTCGACTGGCTTTACATCGATCCGTCAAGACGGCATGACCTAAAAGGAAAGGTATTTCTCCTGAAGGACTGCCTGCCCGATGTGCCCGCCCTACTCGATTTTTACTTTACGCACACAGAGCGTATCCTGATCAAAACGGCACCGTTACTGGATATTTCGGCCGGACTCTCCGAACTGCACGCCGTTACCGATATCCATGTCGTCGCCGTGGGGAATGAAGTAAAGGAAGTACTTTGGGTACTGCAAAAAAACGTATCGGGTACGCCGCGGGTGCATGCCGTTACACTGGGTAATCCAACACCATCGTTTACATTTCCGTATGGCGAGGCGGTCCCTATCACCTATGCCGACCCGCTCACATACCTATATGAACCCCACGCCGCTGTGTTGAAATCGGGTGGGCACGACCGTTTAGCCGTCGATCTGAGTCTTATGAAACTCGCACCCCATTCGCATTTGTATACGTCGGATACGCAAGTGCCTTTTCCTGGCAGGACGTTTACGCTACGGGCTATACTGCCGTATTCCAAAACCGACATGGCGGCCCTGAAAGGACGGAAAGCCAATGTAACGGTACGTAACTTTCCGGAAACCGTCGAGGTGTTGCGAAAGAAATGGAAGATTGCCGACGGTGGTGCCGACTATTGGTTTTTCACCACGGATAAGGCAAACCGGAAAATTGTGTTACTTTGCGCCAAAATCGAGACGCCTCTATGA
- the ddpX gene encoding D-alanyl-D-alanine dipeptidase, producing MRLPFFCILSVFLLSSCATRVALPPDVRAAETGEPADTTLVNVSEYVSGIVLDMKYASDDNFLKEKVYDCAECYLRYATVKALLKAQSQAGRYGYRLRVFDCYRPHSVQRKMWKLVPNPDYVADPAKGSIHNRGGALDLTLCDSTGVPLDMGTAFDHFGPEASPSYDQLSEEVIENRRKLRRIMKKAGFRQLPSEWWHFNLKGARELPISDFRWPCP from the coding sequence ATGCGGCTTCCTTTTTTCTGTATCCTATCCGTCTTTTTACTCTCTTCCTGTGCGACCCGCGTGGCATTGCCTCCTGACGTCCGGGCAGCAGAAACGGGCGAACCTGCCGACACCACGCTCGTAAACGTTTCGGAATACGTAAGCGGCATCGTACTCGACATGAAATATGCGTCTGATGACAATTTCCTGAAAGAGAAAGTGTATGACTGCGCCGAGTGTTACCTGCGGTATGCGACGGTCAAAGCCCTATTGAAAGCGCAGTCGCAGGCAGGACGTTACGGCTACAGGCTCCGGGTTTTCGACTGTTACCGCCCGCATTCCGTGCAACGGAAAATGTGGAAGCTCGTGCCAAATCCTGATTATGTGGCGGATCCCGCAAAGGGGTCGATACACAATAGGGGTGGAGCGCTCGACCTGACGTTGTGTGACAGTACCGGCGTGCCGCTTGATATGGGAACGGCGTTTGACCATTTTGGGCCGGAAGCCTCTCCGTCTTATGACCAATTATCGGAGGAGGTTATAGAGAACCGCCGCAAACTAAGGCGTATCATGAAAAAAGCGGGCTTTCGCCAACTACCGTCGGAGTGGTGGCATTTCAACCTCAAGGGCGCCCGTGAACTTCCGATTTCCGATTTCCGGTGGCCGTGTCCGTGA